The following proteins come from a genomic window of Streptomyces liliiviolaceus:
- a CDS encoding rhamnogalacturonan acetylesterase, with amino-acid sequence MAKRLSITLLAALTLAAALSVTPAHARTQQPGPGLGPGPGLENCTDGACHFDVPPGTYDVRVRLGGAEAASTAISGETRRTLLAETPTGAGEPVTRGFTVNVRTPEGEPTGPDGTAGLDLVVGGSAPALADIRVTPAAGRHTRQIFLVGDSTVCDQPGDPYSGWGQQLPQYLRRGVSVANYADSGESTVTYLADPRLFATVQPLIRKGDLVLVQLAHNDKQTDEPTYRANLETLVAGVREKGGRPVLVTPIVRRWFNSDGTLNNGTALLVNGLGVDHPAVTRSVAAAHEVPLIDLTTRTKALVESLGVEGSKALYLYDEKRDNTHTSARGATAYAGLVRDELLAQGLVSERLVR; translated from the coding sequence GTGGCGAAACGTCTGTCGATCACCCTGCTGGCTGCGCTGACCCTCGCCGCGGCCCTGTCCGTCACCCCGGCGCACGCGCGGACGCAGCAGCCGGGGCCAGGGCTGGGGCCGGGGCCGGGGCTGGAGAACTGCACCGACGGCGCCTGCCACTTCGATGTGCCGCCCGGCACCTACGACGTACGGGTGCGGCTCGGTGGTGCGGAGGCGGCCAGTACCGCCATCAGCGGTGAGACCCGGCGCACCCTGCTCGCCGAGACGCCCACCGGGGCGGGCGAGCCCGTGACCCGCGGCTTCACCGTGAACGTCCGTACCCCCGAGGGCGAGCCCACCGGACCCGACGGCACCGCAGGACTCGACCTGGTCGTCGGCGGCTCGGCGCCCGCGCTCGCCGACATCCGTGTCACCCCGGCGGCCGGCCGGCACACCCGGCAGATCTTCCTCGTCGGCGACTCCACGGTCTGCGACCAGCCAGGCGACCCCTACTCCGGCTGGGGCCAGCAACTCCCGCAGTACCTCCGCAGGGGCGTCTCCGTCGCCAACTACGCCGATTCCGGGGAGAGCACGGTCACCTACCTGGCGGACCCGCGGCTCTTCGCGACCGTGCAGCCGCTCATTCGCAAGGGCGATCTGGTCCTCGTCCAGCTGGCCCACAACGACAAGCAGACGGACGAGCCGACGTACCGCGCGAATCTCGAAACGCTCGTCGCGGGCGTACGGGAAAAGGGTGGCCGTCCGGTTCTGGTCACTCCCATCGTCCGTCGCTGGTTCAACAGCGACGGCACACTGAACAACGGCACAGCCTTGCTGGTGAACGGCCTCGGGGTCGACCACCCGGCCGTCACCCGCTCGGTCGCCGCGGCCCACGAAGTCCCCCTCATCGACCTCACGACCAGGACAAAGGCCCTGGTGGAGTCGTTGGGCGTCGAGGGTTCCAAGGCGCTGTACCTCTACGACGAGAAGCGCGACAACACCCACACCTCGGCACGGGGCGCGACGGCGTACGCCGGACTCGTCCGCGACGAACTCCTTGCCCAGGGCCTGGTGTCCGAGCGTCTTGTGAGGTGA
- a CDS encoding RICIN domain-containing protein codes for MRRLYAVLLVLCLALAGALGTAGPAQAAAQTVANGTQFTDTNGSPVHAHGGGVVKVGSYYYWFGENRNSDNTFRYVDAYRSTDLKNWEFRNHVLTQSSNSELATANIERPKVMYNASTGKFVMWMHKENGVDYGEARAAVAVSDTVDGTYTWQGSFRPLGTHMSRDITVFVDTDGAGYMVSAARENYDLQIYRLTADYTGIAGLVADPWHGGHREAPALFKRNGVYFMLTSGATGWSANQQQYATATSLSGPWTAMANVGDSTMYNSQTAFVLPVQGSSGTSYLYMGDRWGNSFGGTVNDSRYVWLPLSFPSSTTMSMSWSPEITVDTAAGTVTGTSATYNSLIARHSSKCADVTSQSLWAGAQIKQYTCNGGTNQKYWFKSVGSGYYQLAVRGSSLCVQENASTVTQENCSGSATTQQWSLTTTGSYVNIKSRATGECLDVNGASTADSAALITYTCNGATNQQWTRGS; via the coding sequence ATGAGACGCCTGTACGCCGTACTCCTCGTCCTCTGTCTGGCTCTCGCCGGTGCCCTCGGCACCGCGGGCCCGGCCCAGGCCGCCGCCCAGACCGTCGCGAACGGCACGCAGTTCACCGACACCAACGGCAGCCCCGTGCACGCCCACGGCGGCGGAGTCGTCAAGGTCGGCTCGTACTACTACTGGTTCGGGGAGAACCGGAACTCCGACAACACCTTCCGGTACGTGGACGCCTACCGCTCCACGGACCTGAAGAACTGGGAGTTCCGCAACCACGTCCTGACCCAGTCGAGCAACTCGGAACTGGCGACCGCGAACATCGAGCGGCCCAAGGTCATGTACAACGCGTCCACCGGCAAGTTCGTGATGTGGATGCACAAGGAGAACGGCGTCGACTACGGCGAGGCCCGCGCCGCGGTCGCCGTGTCGGACACGGTCGACGGCACCTACACCTGGCAGGGCAGCTTCCGCCCCCTCGGCACGCACATGTCCCGTGACATCACGGTCTTCGTCGACACGGACGGCGCGGGATACATGGTCTCGGCCGCCCGTGAGAACTACGACCTGCAGATCTATCGGCTGACCGCCGACTACACCGGTATCGCCGGCCTGGTCGCCGACCCCTGGCACGGCGGCCACCGCGAGGCCCCGGCCCTCTTCAAGCGCAACGGCGTCTATTTCATGCTGACTTCGGGGGCGACGGGCTGGAGCGCCAACCAGCAGCAGTACGCGACGGCGACCTCGCTCTCGGGCCCCTGGACCGCGATGGCGAACGTCGGCGACTCGACGATGTACAACTCGCAGACCGCCTTCGTCCTGCCCGTGCAGGGGAGTTCGGGCACCTCGTACCTCTACATGGGCGACCGCTGGGGCAACTCCTTCGGCGGTACGGTCAACGACTCCCGTTACGTCTGGCTGCCGTTGAGCTTCCCCAGCTCGACCACGATGTCCATGTCCTGGTCGCCGGAGATCACCGTCGACACGGCCGCCGGGACCGTCACCGGGACGAGCGCCACGTACAACTCGCTCATCGCCCGGCACTCCTCCAAGTGCGCCGACGTGACCAGTCAGTCGCTGTGGGCCGGTGCCCAGATCAAGCAGTACACCTGCAACGGCGGCACCAACCAGAAGTACTGGTTCAAGTCGGTCGGCAGCGGTTACTACCAGCTGGCCGTGCGGGGCAGCTCCCTGTGCGTGCAGGAGAACGCGAGCACCGTCACGCAGGAGAACTGCAGTGGTTCGGCCACCACCCAGCAGTGGTCGCTCACCACGACCGGCTCCTACGTGAACATCAAGTCCCGCGCCACCGGCGAGTGCCTGGACGTCAACGGCGCGTCCACCGCGGACTCCGCCGCGCTCATCACGTACACCTGCAACGGGGCGACGAACCAGCAGTGGACCAGGGGGAGTTGA
- the mmuM gene encoding homocysteine S-methyltransferase, with protein MTSDSSPGAADRSLVDVLVGGGGTVVLDGGLSNQLRAGGHDLSDELWSARLLMEQPEAITEAHLAYFEAGADVAITSSYQATFEGFARRGVSRERAGELLALSVGLAREAARRAGAKGVRGPLWVAASVGPYGAMLADGSEYRGRYGLSVGELERFHRPRVEVLAEARPDVLALETVPDVDEARALVRAVRGLGVPSWLSYSVAGGRTRAGQSLEEAFAVAADADEVIAVGVNCCAPEDVDAAVATAVRVTGKPVVVYPNSGETWDAGVRGWSGRSTFSPERVVGWERAGARLIGGCCRVGPGAVSRIAQALRAGPASGQGSAPGGVEL; from the coding sequence ATGACCAGCGACAGCTCCCCCGGCGCAGCGGACCGTTCCCTCGTCGATGTCCTTGTCGGCGGTGGTGGAACCGTCGTTCTCGATGGCGGTCTGTCCAATCAGCTGCGGGCCGGCGGGCACGATCTGAGTGACGAGTTGTGGTCGGCTCGGCTGCTCATGGAGCAGCCCGAGGCGATCACTGAGGCGCACCTCGCGTACTTCGAGGCCGGTGCGGATGTCGCGATCACTTCCAGTTATCAGGCGACCTTCGAGGGCTTCGCGCGGCGTGGTGTCTCCCGCGAGCGGGCGGGCGAACTGCTTGCGCTGAGTGTCGGACTCGCGCGGGAAGCCGCCCGGCGGGCCGGGGCGAAGGGCGTGCGCGGGCCGTTGTGGGTGGCGGCGTCCGTGGGGCCGTACGGGGCGATGCTCGCGGACGGGTCCGAGTACCGGGGGCGGTACGGGCTGAGCGTGGGTGAGCTGGAGCGTTTCCACCGGCCCCGGGTGGAGGTGCTGGCCGAGGCCCGCCCCGATGTCCTGGCCCTGGAGACCGTGCCCGACGTCGACGAGGCCCGGGCTCTGGTGCGGGCGGTGCGCGGACTCGGGGTGCCCTCGTGGCTGTCGTACAGCGTCGCCGGTGGGCGGACGCGGGCCGGGCAGTCGCTGGAGGAGGCGTTCGCGGTGGCCGCCGACGCCGACGAGGTGATCGCGGTCGGCGTCAACTGCTGCGCTCCCGAGGACGTGGACGCGGCGGTGGCGACCGCCGTGCGGGTCACCGGGAAGCCGGTCGTCGTCTATCCGAACAGTGGGGAGACCTGGGATGCGGGGGTGCGGGGGTGGAGCGGGCGCTCCACGTTCTCGCCGGAGCGGGTTGTGGGGTGGGAGCGGGCGGGGGCGCGGTTGATCGGCGGGTGTTGCCGAGTGGGGCCGGGGGCGGTTTCCAGGATCGCCCAGGCGTTGAGGGCGGGGCCCGCCTCTGGGCAGGGCTCCGCCCCGGGTGGGGTGGAGCTGTAG
- a CDS encoding PQQ-dependent sugar dehydrogenase, protein MRTKPIGHRRVRHLLTAAAVAVGCLLPISPAAAHPARSADPADGPKAAAVEFQQVTLAKGVAETGEPMTLAVLPDRSVLHTSRDGTLRLTNAAGTTSVAGKLDVYSHDEEGLQGVAVDPGFTSNRLIYLYYAPTLSTPSGDAPSDGSAADFAPFDGVNRLSRFVLKTDGTLDLASEKKILDVPASRGLCCHVGGDIDFDAAGNLYLSTGDDTNPFASDSYTPIDERPTRNPAFDAQRSAGNTNDLRGKVLRIKVNADGSYSIPSGNLFPSGTAKTRPEIYAMGFRNPFRMSVDKATGIVYLGDYGPDAGTASPTRGPGGQVEFNRITKAGNFGWPYCTGKNDAYIDYNFATGASGSAFNCAAPTNNSPHNTGLTSLPAAQPAWIPYDGASVPEFGNGSESPMGGPVYRYDAGSTSEVKFPQEYDGDFFAGEFGRRWIKRIESGTDGTVQSINSVPWTGTQVMDMAFGPDGALYVLDYGTGYFNGDANSALYRIEHVTGGLAPTAQAKANVTSGTSPLAVTFSSAGSTDPDGDALGYAWNFGDGSTSTAANPSHTYTTNGQYTATLTVTDSTGKSGSASVQITVGNTAPTVKLDLPLDGSIHDFGDAIPFKVTVTDPEDGTIDCSKVKVTFIVGHDSHGHPQTSATGCTGTLQTLADGEHDPNANIFGVLDAEYTDKGAGGQPALTAHDQHVVQPSHRQGEHYGDSSGVDVVSHAPAHGGKTVGNIENNDWISFKPYALGNATRFTARVSSAGAGGTIEVRAGSTTGTLLGTATVPVTGGWETFQDVTAALSNQPTGSTSLYLVFKGGSGALFDVDEFSFTTSGGAARTGEVKGVGGKCLDIDNAQTADGTKVQIWTCNTSAAQKWTVAADGTLKALGKCLDVSGGGNADGTKIQLWTCNGSAAQVWAAQSDGTVRNPQSGKCLDASGGTWNDGTAVHLWTCHAQANQKWTLP, encoded by the coding sequence GTGCGCACGAAACCGATCGGACACAGACGTGTCCGTCATCTGCTGACCGCCGCGGCCGTCGCCGTCGGCTGTCTGCTGCCCATCTCCCCGGCCGCCGCGCACCCCGCGCGATCCGCGGATCCGGCCGACGGACCAAAAGCCGCCGCCGTCGAGTTCCAGCAGGTCACGCTCGCCAAGGGCGTGGCCGAGACGGGCGAGCCCATGACCCTGGCGGTGCTGCCGGACCGCTCGGTCCTGCACACCTCCCGGGACGGCACGCTCCGTCTGACGAACGCGGCCGGAACCACCTCCGTCGCAGGCAAGTTGGACGTCTACAGCCATGATGAGGAAGGGCTGCAGGGTGTCGCCGTGGACCCCGGCTTCACCTCCAACCGGCTGATCTACCTGTACTACGCGCCCACGCTCAGCACGCCCTCCGGCGACGCCCCCTCCGACGGCAGCGCCGCCGACTTCGCCCCCTTCGACGGGGTCAACCGGCTGTCGCGGTTCGTTCTGAAGACCGACGGCACCCTCGATCTCGCCAGCGAGAAGAAGATCCTCGACGTGCCGGCCTCCCGCGGTCTGTGCTGCCACGTCGGCGGCGACATCGACTTCGACGCGGCGGGAAACCTGTATCTGTCCACCGGCGACGACACCAACCCGTTCGCCTCGGACAGCTACACCCCCATCGACGAACGCCCCACCCGCAACCCGGCCTTCGACGCGCAGCGTTCCGCGGGCAACACCAACGACCTGCGCGGCAAGGTCCTGCGGATCAAGGTCAACGCGGACGGGTCGTACTCGATACCGAGCGGCAACCTCTTCCCCTCCGGAACCGCGAAGACCCGCCCGGAGATCTACGCGATGGGCTTCCGCAACCCCTTCCGGATGAGCGTCGACAAGGCCACCGGCATCGTCTACCTCGGTGACTACGGCCCCGACGCGGGCACCGCCAGCCCCACGCGCGGCCCCGGCGGGCAGGTGGAGTTCAACCGGATCACCAAGGCGGGCAACTTCGGCTGGCCGTACTGCACCGGCAAGAACGACGCCTACATCGACTACAACTTCGCCACCGGCGCCTCCGGCTCCGCCTTCAACTGCGCGGCGCCCACGAACAATTCACCCCACAACACCGGTCTGACCAGCCTGCCCGCGGCCCAGCCCGCCTGGATCCCGTACGACGGCGCGTCCGTCCCGGAGTTCGGCAACGGCTCGGAGTCCCCGATGGGCGGCCCGGTCTACCGTTACGACGCCGGCTCCACCTCCGAGGTGAAGTTCCCGCAGGAGTACGACGGCGACTTCTTCGCCGGTGAGTTCGGCCGCCGCTGGATCAAGCGCATCGAGTCCGGCACCGACGGCACCGTGCAGTCCATCAACTCCGTGCCCTGGACCGGCACCCAGGTGATGGACATGGCCTTCGGCCCCGACGGCGCCCTGTACGTCCTCGACTACGGCACCGGCTACTTCAACGGTGACGCGAACTCCGCGCTGTACCGCATCGAGCATGTCACGGGCGGGCTCGCCCCGACCGCGCAGGCGAAGGCGAACGTCACCTCGGGCACGTCACCGCTGGCCGTCACGTTCTCCTCGGCCGGCAGCACCGACCCGGACGGCGACGCCCTGGGCTACGCCTGGAACTTCGGCGACGGCTCCACCTCGACCGCCGCCAACCCCTCCCACACCTACACGACCAACGGCCAGTACACGGCCACGCTGACGGTCACGGACAGCACCGGCAAATCCGGCAGCGCCTCCGTGCAGATCACGGTGGGGAACACCGCGCCCACGGTGAAACTGGACCTGCCCCTGGACGGCAGCATCCACGACTTCGGCGACGCCATCCCGTTCAAGGTGACGGTGACGGACCCCGAGGACGGCACGATCGACTGCTCGAAGGTGAAGGTCACCTTCATCGTCGGACACGACAGCCACGGCCATCCGCAGACCTCGGCCACCGGCTGCACGGGGACGCTGCAGACCCTGGCGGACGGCGAGCACGATCCCAACGCGAACATCTTCGGTGTGCTCGACGCCGAGTACACCGACAAGGGCGCCGGCGGCCAGCCCGCGCTGACCGCGCACGACCAGCACGTCGTCCAGCCCAGCCACCGGCAGGGCGAGCACTACGGCGACTCCTCGGGCGTCGACGTCGTCTCCCACGCCCCCGCGCACGGCGGCAAGACCGTCGGCAACATCGAGAACAACGACTGGATCTCCTTCAAGCCGTACGCCCTCGGCAACGCGACGCGGTTCACCGCCCGGGTCTCCTCGGCGGGCGCGGGCGGCACCATCGAGGTCCGCGCCGGTTCCACGACCGGCACCCTGCTCGGCACGGCGACCGTGCCGGTGACCGGCGGCTGGGAGACCTTCCAGGACGTGACGGCCGCGCTGAGCAACCAGCCGACCGGCTCCACCTCCCTCTACCTCGTCTTCAAGGGCGGCAGCGGCGCGCTCTTCGACGTGGACGAGTTCTCCTTCACCACCTCCGGCGGCGCCGCCCGCACGGGTGAGGTGAAGGGCGTGGGCGGCAAGTGCCTGGACATCGACAACGCCCAGACCGCCGACGGCACCAAGGTCCAGATCTGGACCTGCAACACATCGGCCGCCCAGAAATGGACCGTCGCAGCGGACGGCACGTTGAAGGCGCTCGGCAAGTGCCTGGACGTGAGCGGCGGAGGCAACGCCGACGGTACGAAGATCCAGCTCTGGACCTGCAACGGCAGCGCCGCCCAGGTCTGGGCCGCCCAGTCCGACGGCACCGTCCGCAACCCGCAGTCCGGCAAGTGCCTCGACGCGTCCGGCGGCACCTGGAACGACGGAACCGCCGTCCACCTGTGGACCTGCCACGCCCAAGCCAACCAGAAATGGACCCTGCCGTAG
- a CDS encoding ThuA domain-containing protein, with amino-acid sequence MRTYLKAALGLFAGAALCLTPQAAALPGAASPSVTAEAPPLAAADPAYKILVFSKTAGFRHDSIDEGIEALRGLGGANNFTVDATEDAGTFTTGNLAQYKSVVFLSTTGDVLNAAQQTAFESYVQGGGGYVGIHAAADTEYDWPFYEGLAGALFHSHPAIQSATVKVEDRAHDATAHLGSTWQRTDEWYNYRTNPRTTARVLASLDESSYSGGNMSGDHPIAWCKDYQGGRAFYTGGGHTAESYADPAFRRHLLGGVRWASGMTDADCRPETGYTSLFDGSSTTGWKQAGPGQFSLADGTLTSVGGMGLFWYNAQEFTGDYSLKLDWKMAGDDNSGIFIGFPASDDPWSAVNNGYEIQIDATDSADRTTGSVYGFKSADLAARDAALNPPGEWNTYELRVTGERLEIFLNGRKINDFTNTDPVRSLRQGHIGLQNHGDGDDVSFRNIRVKRDGGQQPGPRTGEVKGVNGKCLDIDNAQTADGTKVQIWTCNTSAAQKWTVAADGTFKALGKCLDVSGGGNADGTKIQLWTCNGSGAQTWAAQSDGTVRNPQSGKCMDASGGTWNDGTAVHLWTCHTNANQKWTLP; translated from the coding sequence ATGCGTACTTACCTCAAAGCTGCCCTCGGCCTGTTCGCCGGTGCCGCACTCTGTCTGACCCCGCAGGCGGCCGCGCTGCCCGGCGCGGCGAGCCCGTCCGTCACCGCCGAGGCACCGCCGCTCGCGGCGGCCGACCCCGCGTACAAGATCCTCGTCTTCTCCAAGACGGCGGGTTTCCGTCACGACTCGATCGACGAGGGCATCGAGGCCCTGCGCGGCCTCGGCGGCGCGAACAACTTCACCGTGGACGCGACAGAGGACGCCGGGACCTTTACGACCGGCAACCTCGCCCAGTACAAGAGCGTCGTCTTCCTGTCGACGACGGGTGACGTGCTGAACGCCGCCCAGCAGACGGCCTTCGAGAGCTACGTCCAGGGCGGCGGCGGATACGTCGGCATCCACGCCGCCGCCGACACCGAGTACGACTGGCCCTTCTACGAGGGTCTGGCGGGCGCGCTCTTCCACTCGCATCCGGCGATCCAGTCCGCCACGGTCAAGGTGGAGGACCGGGCGCACGACGCCACCGCCCACCTGGGCAGCACGTGGCAGCGCACGGACGAGTGGTACAACTACCGCACCAATCCCCGTACCACCGCCCGTGTCCTGGCCTCGCTCGACGAGTCCAGCTACTCGGGCGGGAACATGTCGGGCGACCATCCGATCGCCTGGTGCAAGGACTACCAGGGCGGCCGGGCCTTCTACACGGGCGGCGGACACACCGCCGAGTCGTACGCCGATCCCGCCTTCCGGCGCCACCTCCTCGGGGGTGTCCGCTGGGCCTCCGGGATGACCGACGCGGACTGCCGCCCGGAGACCGGCTACACGTCCCTGTTCGACGGCTCGTCCACCACCGGCTGGAAGCAGGCCGGTCCGGGGCAGTTCAGCCTCGCGGACGGCACCCTCACCTCCGTGGGCGGCATGGGGCTGTTCTGGTACAACGCCCAGGAGTTCACCGGGGACTACTCCCTCAAGCTCGACTGGAAGATGGCCGGGGACGACAACTCCGGGATCTTCATCGGCTTCCCGGCCTCCGACGACCCGTGGTCGGCGGTGAACAACGGCTACGAGATCCAGATCGACGCGACCGACTCGGCGGACCGCACGACGGGTTCCGTGTACGGCTTCAAGTCCGCCGACCTCGCCGCGCGGGACGCGGCACTGAACCCGCCGGGCGAGTGGAACACGTACGAACTGCGGGTCACCGGCGAGCGGTTGGAGATCTTCCTCAACGGGCGGAAGATCAACGACTTCACCAACACCGATCCCGTACGGAGTCTGCGGCAGGGGCACATCGGACTGCAGAACCACGGCGACGGTGACGACGTGTCGTTCCGCAACATCCGGGTCAAGCGCGACGGCGGGCAGCAGCCCGGGCCCCGTACGGGTGAGGTGAAGGGCGTCAACGGCAAGTGCCTGGACATCGACAACGCCCAGACCGCCGACGGCACCAAGGTCCAGATCTGGACCTGCAACACCTCCGCCGCCCAGAAATGGACCGTCGCAGCCGACGGCACGTTCAAGGCGCTCGGCAAGTGCCTGGACGTGAGCGGCGGAGGCAACGCCGACGGTACGAAGATCCAGCTCTGGACCTGCAACGGTTCGGGCGCCCAGACCTGGGCCGCCCAGTCCGACGGCACCGTCCGCAACCCGCAGTCCGGCAAGTGCATGGATGCCTCGGGAGGCACCTGGAACGACGGGACCGCCGTCCACCTGTGGACCTGCCACACCAACGCCAACCAGAAGTGGACCCTGCCCTGA
- a CDS encoding helix-turn-helix domain-containing protein — MVRHPLAPEQIEAGRRLGAALRSARAGRSPAEVAAAAEISPETLRKIETGRMPTPAFGTIVRLSEVLGVPLPELASVWRTDPALSAAS, encoded by the coding sequence ATGGTCCGCCATCCGCTCGCCCCAGAACAGATCGAGGCGGGCCGTCGTCTCGGAGCGGCCCTGCGCTCCGCGCGGGCCGGACGCAGCCCCGCCGAAGTCGCCGCGGCGGCGGAGATCTCGCCCGAGACCCTGCGCAAGATCGAGACCGGCCGCATGCCGACGCCCGCGTTCGGCACGATCGTCCGGCTCAGTGAGGTACTGGGCGTGCCTCTTCCGGAGCTCGCCAGCGTCTGGCGCACCGACCCCGCGCTGAGCGCGGCCTCCTGA
- the map gene encoding type I methionyl aminopeptidase, which translates to MIEHKSPADIERMHTTGRFLGQVLGELGDLAAVGVNLMDLEHHARRRIKERGAESCYWDYEPSFGKGPFRNVVCLSVNDAVLHGLPHSYKLRDGDLLTMDMAVTVDGWAADSALSVVVGTPAAEDLRLIEATEVALEAAIEVALPGNRLGDISAAIGGVAKEYGYPVNLEFGGHGIGRTMHEELHIPNDGRPGRGWKLRPGLTIAIEPWFAAGTDKIVYDPDGWTIRSADGSRTAHSEHTVAITESGPLVLTRRPESTKGTASAKGRESRRKSATTER; encoded by the coding sequence GTGATCGAGCACAAGTCTCCCGCAGACATCGAGCGTATGCACACCACCGGACGGTTCCTGGGTCAGGTGCTGGGCGAACTCGGTGACCTCGCGGCGGTCGGGGTGAACCTGATGGATCTGGAGCACCACGCCCGCCGCCGGATCAAGGAGCGCGGCGCGGAGTCCTGCTACTGGGACTACGAGCCCTCGTTCGGCAAGGGCCCGTTCCGCAACGTGGTGTGCCTCTCGGTCAACGACGCCGTGCTGCACGGGCTGCCGCACAGCTACAAGCTGCGCGACGGGGATCTGCTGACCATGGACATGGCCGTGACCGTCGACGGCTGGGCCGCCGACTCGGCCCTCTCCGTCGTCGTCGGCACCCCGGCCGCGGAGGACCTGCGGCTGATCGAGGCCACCGAGGTCGCCCTGGAGGCCGCGATCGAGGTCGCGCTGCCGGGCAACCGGCTCGGTGACATCTCGGCGGCCATCGGCGGGGTCGCCAAGGAGTACGGCTACCCGGTCAACCTCGAATTCGGCGGCCACGGCATCGGCCGCACGATGCACGAGGAGCTGCACATCCCCAACGACGGCCGCCCCGGCCGCGGCTGGAAGCTGCGCCCCGGGCTGACGATCGCGATCGAGCCCTGGTTCGCCGCGGGCACCGACAAGATCGTGTACGACCCCGACGGCTGGACGATCCGCTCGGCGGACGGCTCGCGCACCGCCCACTCCGAGCACACGGTCGCCATCACCGAGAGCGGCCCGCTGGTCCTGACCCGCCGCCCGGAGAGCACCAAGGGCACCGCGAGCGCCAAGGGCCGGGAGTCCCGGCGGAAGTCGGCGACGACCGAGCGCTGA
- a CDS encoding carboxylesterase/lipase family protein, whose product MAEVPAVTENPGAAEDPVVGTPYGAVRGRYENGLAVFRGIPYAAPPFGPRRFRSPVPPEPWDGVRDAGAFGSTPPKPPYSEAFAKLLADPVVPGDDCLNLNVWTPEPGPGARLPVMVWIHGGALTRGSSAIPVYDGRSFARDGVVCVSFNYRLGVEGFGLFPDAPANPGLRDQLAALEWVRDSIEQFGGDPDRVTVFGESAGAISIGALLASPRAQGLFRRAVLQSGAPEVTDRDKVRRLVRRMAARLRIPATARAFAVADRGALAEAQAEAGRRASPVVGGPAFGIVVDGDLVPRDPLEALIEGDVAKDVELLVGWTSEEYRLWLAPTGLLERLDRLGPVALTAARARCRCGPEVPRGYRLARPGTSTADLVGQLVTDFLLRVPLHRLADAHRAPSHVYEFAWPSNIAGLGACHALELGFVFDTVGVPEAAMLAGPGAPQSLADEMHAAWVRFAVTGDPGWPAWDDTHPVRVFGSGGPEIVRGPRDREMALWETGPAAPTGIERDPASREPGAASRTVVGRLRRPGAMRRI is encoded by the coding sequence ATGGCTGAGGTACCCGCGGTGACCGAGAATCCCGGCGCGGCCGAGGATCCGGTGGTCGGCACCCCTTACGGGGCGGTGCGGGGCCGTTACGAGAACGGCCTCGCCGTCTTCCGGGGCATCCCCTACGCGGCCCCGCCCTTCGGCCCCCGCCGGTTCCGGTCGCCCGTACCGCCCGAGCCGTGGGACGGCGTGCGCGACGCGGGCGCGTTCGGGTCGACGCCGCCCAAGCCGCCGTACTCCGAGGCCTTCGCGAAACTGCTCGCCGACCCGGTCGTACCGGGCGACGACTGCCTGAACCTGAACGTATGGACGCCGGAGCCGGGTCCGGGCGCCCGCCTCCCGGTCATGGTGTGGATCCACGGAGGAGCGCTGACCCGGGGCTCGTCGGCGATCCCCGTGTACGACGGCCGGTCCTTCGCCCGGGACGGCGTGGTGTGCGTGTCCTTCAACTACCGCCTGGGAGTGGAGGGGTTCGGCCTCTTCCCGGACGCGCCCGCCAACCCGGGCCTGCGCGACCAACTCGCCGCACTGGAGTGGGTACGGGACTCGATCGAGCAGTTCGGCGGCGACCCGGACCGGGTCACCGTCTTCGGCGAGTCCGCGGGGGCGATCAGCATCGGGGCGCTGCTGGCGAGCCCGCGCGCCCAGGGACTGTTCCGGCGGGCGGTGCTGCAGAGCGGGGCGCCCGAGGTGACGGACAGGGACAAGGTGCGGCGCCTGGTGCGGCGTATGGCGGCCAGGCTGAGGATCCCGGCGACCGCGCGGGCGTTCGCCGTCGCCGACCGCGGCGCCCTCGCCGAGGCGCAGGCGGAGGCCGGCCGCCGTGCGAGCCCGGTCGTCGGCGGGCCCGCGTTCGGCATCGTCGTCGACGGCGACCTGGTGCCGCGCGATCCGCTGGAGGCGCTGATCGAGGGCGATGTGGCCAAGGACGTGGAACTGCTCGTGGGCTGGACCAGCGAGGAGTACCGGCTGTGGCTCGCCCCGACCGGACTCCTCGAACGCCTGGACCGGCTCGGCCCGGTCGCCCTGACCGCCGCGAGGGCCCGCTGCCGCTGCGGTCCCGAGGTGCCGCGCGGCTACCGGCTGGCCCGCCCCGGCACGAGCACCGCCGACCTGGTGGGGCAGTTGGTCACCGACTTCCTCCTCCGTGTGCCGCTGCACCGGCTGGCCGACGCCCACCGGGCGCCCTCGCACGTCTACGAGTTCGCCTGGCCGTCGAACATTGCTGGCCTCGGTGCCTGCCACGCGCTGGAACTTGGCTTCGTCTTCGACACGGTCGGCGTACCCGAGGCGGCGATGCTCGCGGGCCCCGGGGCGCCGCAGTCCCTCGCCGACGAGATGCACGCGGCCTGGGTGCGGTTCGCCGTCACGGGCGACCCGGGCTGGCCCGCCTGGGACGACACGCACCCCGTACGGGTCTTCGGGTCGGGCGGGCCCGAGATCGTACGGGGGCCCCGGGACCGGGAGATGGCCCTGTGGGAGACGGGGCCCGCGGCGCCCACCGGGATCGAGCGCGACCCGGCGTCACGCGAGCCGGGTGCGGCATCGAGGACGGTGGTGGGGCGACTGCGCAGGCCGGGCGCGATGCGGAGGATCTGA